The following are encoded together in the Narcine bancroftii isolate sNarBan1 chromosome 10, sNarBan1.hap1, whole genome shotgun sequence genome:
- the LOC138744277 gene encoding uncharacterized protein: MYPAAGSYRFLAPWRVTLPADSLVLPPIQMHNFFSRPLTIVMMDKSFDLEGTEKYTEYHHFYGTPYITPYWYPPPINLATYLYPHYYQYAGYFPQQPTLGVGGWPEGTSLRGDLHWGKMEQIYGPRRELPDFLQDELRRVYGTYPKTFVIITYRNGGYLVKAEPKVGEQKYKVEKKVIRRSPAPSDNESEVVEKQKRKSRR, from the coding sequence ATGTACCCAGCTGCTGGGTCCTATCGATTTCTTGCACCATGGAGGGTCACATTGCCTGCAGACTCCTTGGTGTTGCCTCCGATTCAGATGCACAACTTCTTCAGCCGACCCTTGACGATAGTCATGATGGATAAAAGCTTTGATCTTGAAGGAACAGAGAAATATACAGAGTACCACCATTTCTACGGGACTCCCTACATCACTCCTTACTGGTACCCACCACCCATAAACCTGGCCACATACCTGTACCCACATTATTACCAGTACGCTGGCTATTTCCCTCAGCAGCCCACTCTTGGTGTGGGTGGCTGGCCTGAGGGGACTAGCCTGAGGGGTGATTTGCACTGGGGTAAGATGGAACAGATTTATGGCCCCAGAAGGGAGCTGCCAGACTTTCTCCAGGATGAACTGCGGAGAGTCTACGGCACCTACCCCAAGACCTTTGTCATCATCACCTACCGGAATGGAGGGTACCTAGTGAAGGCAGAGCCCAAAGTTGGGGAGCAGAAATACAAGGTGGAGAAAAAAGTCATCAGGAGGTCACCCGCCCCCAGTGACAACGAGAGTGAAGTGGTGGAAAAGCAGAAAAGGAAATCCAGGCGTTAA